In Lolium rigidum isolate FL_2022 chromosome 7, APGP_CSIRO_Lrig_0.1, whole genome shotgun sequence, the DNA window TTCAGGATAAAAACAACATTATTGGGTAATATAGACATTGTTGCTACAATTTCAAGTGCATATATACTAAATATCACGGCACATTAATAAGTGTTATGCATATGGTGAACCTCTCCCACGATTGACAGGCTGTGAGTTCTTACCAATCTATCAACTTGAAGAAGTGAATCAAGCTTCTCTTCATGTACAAATGTTGGCAGAGGAGGCATATGACCCATGATGCCAGCTGTCTCGCTCATTCTGCaaaaaaaagaatgaaaaaaatgtaaaccaagcattaagcataagctAGTTACCTAGGATTAGCACATTAAAATTGTTTTAGGCTACAATACAAGTTACTAATATACAAATTTACCAACTACTAGGAGGTTATCATGTTCTGCTGTAGAATATCATGCAAGATCATTGAAAAGTAAAATATAGATTTCCGGAGAGCAACAAACAAAGTTCCCTAAAATTAAGGCTCCTTTCCCCTCCGCAACTTGTTGCACTACAACACCGCAGTTCCTTTCGTCATTGGCGATACAATACATTCAGATTTACAAAATACATTATATGACCTGGCCATGTTCAATAGAAGCAGACAAATAGGAAATGAAAATAGTCACTCCCCAAGCATATCTTCCAAATCATGACAGTGAAAAGGCCTATGAGCAATGTATGGAACGTGGCACATATCACAGAGCTTTACCTGGTTAAAATAGTTCTGATGTTGTTATTTGTCTGAAGAAAGAGACCCGCGTTCTCCTCCGTCTGCAAGAAACTCAGAACTTAAGGCATGAAATAAGTTGCAGAATGCGCCCCTGTAACATTCATCACGTTCTTTAAAGTTATGAAAGCTGGCCATGAGAGCGACAAGTTCCAACATAATTAAATGCAAGCCTGTATTAGTACTCAATGGCAGATGAAAAAAATTCACATGATCTCAACTATTATTGGTGTTCTTGATGCAGTACACTAATCACAAACTTTTAAGGCACAAACACAGCCCTAGCATATTTCtcattgatcaaaagatcaagaaTTACTAAACACCTAAAGCTATCAAAGAAAGGAAAGGACATTTAATGGCCAGAGTACAGACAGTGCACCACCCAGAACAAAGGCACCTCTATAGCATATGTTGCTGAAGCATGCAATTTAAATAAGCAAGGCATCACTGTATCAGGCATACTGGTTGAgttttttcaaaaattcaaataGTAGTGCACTACTATACCAGTATTAGTATGTCCAATTTCGGTGGAAGGACTAGCTGTGAACACAAATGATCATGAGAAATTTAATATGCAAGATGTAAAACCAACAGGCACTATGAAATTCAGATGTTTGGCAGGCACTACGTGCTCCATGGCTAACACATGGGTAATCGAGATACTATAAAGGATGAATTTTAAGACCTGAAAATGGGAGGCATATCAACATACATACCTTTAATGTATCAATATTTGCAGCAATCTGGTTAAGTAGCTGATTATTTTGCTCCAGTAGTTGCTGGGTTGCACTGTCCACGACAGCAGCTGCTTCAAAAATGGATATGTAAGAAGAAATGAGACAAAAATGCAGCTGATAGAGCTTCAGAATGAATACAAATAAGCCTTGTCAGATGAAAAAGAATCAACATGTGGTAGTTGAACGCAATAGCAGTGAAGGTGACACGATTTATCACATATTTCCGTGAAGAGTTGTACTGAAGCATAATAAAGTGaaagacaaagacaaaaaaataaGGAGTGTGCAATGTAATGAAATCTTTGCCTCCTACAAGGGCATACTAAGGACCTTCCATTCCTTTAATTTAACATGAATACATGATCTTGACAACCTTCAGAGTATTTCATATACAACAGGTTCTAAAAATGCATGTTAATCCATAATTTTATGTTAAAACTTTAACAAGTTTATGATGCCTTTTCACTTTCGTTTTGGATCTAGGAAATGCAGTCTAAATATAGAAACGCACCAACTGAATGCATTACGATGTTGCTTCCAAATGAAGCTTGTACTGACTACAAAGGTAACAAGCAAAACATCAATAACTTAAGCAAACAGAGTGTGTTTTGAATTCAAAGAAATCATCAATTTCCACTAAGATCATAACAAAAGTATCTGAAGAAAATTTTCAACTATTTGCATATTTATGTTTTTTCCATAAAGCTGACGCTTAAACCATGTAGGCAATGAAAATTACACAGATACACTGAGGCTAGCTGGTTTCTAATAGTTGACACCATTCAAAATCTAATGATATTGCTATTTGACAATCCTGGACCAATCTGTGAATCAAACCTTAAAAGTTATCGGAGAAAGTGAGGATAATACTAAGAAATACCAAACAAGAAGAGAACAAATAGAGGATAGAAATGGGGGCTAACCTTCTTTGGGAACTTGACACTGCTGGTTCGGACTTTGCATCGATATCGAGAAAGGGGTCAAGCTGTTTGTAGGTGTCATGTGAAAATTAGCCATCGGGGCGGATGCAACCATTTGGTCCTGCATTGGCTGTCAAAAACTTTATCAGAGATAACATAATTGGTACTAGGAAAGAAATGGTACTACAGAAACAGTACAACACAAAAGGTACAGCAACCAAGAGAAGATACTGTAAATGATGTAACCATAAGTAGAAAAGTACCTTCATGTCCCTTAACTTTTTCCCTGTGGAAAAACCATCAGGTTTCTTCCTTCTATCTTTACCCTGTTATAATAAGGGCATGTCAGCAAAACATAGTTGTTGATATGCATGTGCACTAATACTAATATATATCAGAAAGAAACAGTGCATGCCTTAAGAAAACAATCCAAAATGCCAAGCATCGTGATACTTATAtctacttggaatcacatgaacaCCACGCTACTCATAAAACGCAGATACGTAAATTTTGCCCAGGACATGACACCGATAGTTTATTACGCCCCCTGTGTTGCTAACTGGCCATCTAGTGGTAGCATTATTAGAAGTAATATATCCTTGAAGTTACCTACTCAAAAGGTACAAATATCGTGCCATTGGCATATTCAGGTAAGGATTTACAAAATCACTCACGACGGAAAATGAGGTAGTACATAAAAGGAAAAATAAACTGATAGAATCTTAAGCGCCTATCTGGAAGGCAAAGATATAGTGTTCAATTTCACACCAGTAAAGAACAAACATTAACATCGGAACCGAACAAGTACGGAGAATAGATAGTTAGAGATTTGGAAGAAACTTAACTGTAGACCACCAGCACCGCAATGCTACATCCCTGATGGTCCTGTTGGGCAGGGTAGCCGCTATCTTGATATACCTCATGATTTTAGGTTCACGAGCAAACCTGCCATTACATGGAAGAAAGAATTAGCATCTGAAAAGATCTGGCTTGGTTTCTTAGACATGGCACTCAAGCTAGACGGTGACATTTGACATGATtctcctttctttctttctctctcggATTCCTTTGACGGGACTCATTTAGCTGGAATCCGGTGCGCTGATTGGTATTGCAAAATCCAGTCATGGAGTGCTCAAAGTGTGGCTGTTACTTATGGTGAAAGAAACCAAGTGCAATTCTACAGTTTGCCAAACACCGACAGCGATGCTATAGGAGATGCGCCCGGGGTATCAGTAGTGCCAAAAACTCAAAAGATAAAAGGTTCAGCTGCACAAATCCTGCTTTAGACTTGCCGATTGATGCTCCATTAGCGTAAGCACATCACATGgggtgaaaagggaagcttgccgCATGACCAAACTGGCAAGCTCCGTCAGCACAATCAACGCCGCCACAGTAGTACATAGCAACAGTAATAATTCAGCAATGGATTTACCTCACGAGCCCGTCCTTGAGTATGCTGAGCTCGCGGTCGCTCCACTCGGAAGGCGAGCCGGTGACGAACTTGTACTTGGACGCGGTGGTGCTGCCACCCGACGACGAGGTCCTGGACGCGGTCGTGTTGCCGAACGCGCCAGTGTTgttgttggtggtggtgttgttgttCGGAGAGAGGTACATGGCCGCGGTGCTGCTCCGTTCGCTCATGCTCCTCGGAGCCACGAATCCCATCCCGGCAGCGCCGCCCATGCTTGCGGCGTCGCTGCTGGACTGGAAGGAGAGCATGTGGTGGTGGTTGCTGTAGaccgaggcggcggtggcggtgatccCCTGGTGGTGGAACCCCATGCTGGAATCGGCGGCCATGGCTGAAATCCCCCCGATCTACTCGCCCATCggccgcccgcgcccgcccccaaaTCCTCCGGCCGCTCAATTCGGATCGACCTGCACAAATCGAGCCGGCGAAATCAGTCAAAGGATTGGACGAAGCTAGCAACACTCGCCGGCGAGCTCCCCGCGCGCGCCGCAGGGAAGCTTGGCATTTCCCGAGTCCCGAGGAGGATCCGATCGAGGCCGCCGAAGCCGAAGCTAGGAGGGCGACGGGCACGAGGCCCCCACCCCCAGCGCACCACCCCAACCACCCGTACAGCAACAGCAGCCAGCCAACCAACAAACCGCGCCGAAATCGCCCAATCCAGACCAGCACCCA includes these proteins:
- the LOC124674192 gene encoding uncharacterized protein LOC124674192 isoform X3, which encodes MAADSSMGFHHQGITATAASVYSNHHHMLSFQSSSDAASMGGAAGMGFVAPRSMSERSSTAAMYLSPNNNTTTNNNTGAFGNTTASRTSSSGGSTTASKYKFVTGSPSEWSDRELSILKDGLVRFAREPKIMRYIKIAATLPNRTIRDVALRCWWSTGKDRRKKPDGFSTGKKLRDMKDQMVASAPMANFHMTPTNSLTPFSISMQSPNQQCQVPKEAAAVVDSATQQLLEQNNQLLNQIAANIDTLKTEENAGLFLQTNNNIRTILTRMSETAGIMGHMPPLPTFVHEEKLDSLLQVDRLVQSYGAAHAAHMKQEP
- the LOC124674192 gene encoding uncharacterized protein LOC124674192 isoform X2, whose amino-acid sequence is MAADSSMGFHHQGITATAASVYSNHHHMLSFQSSSDAASMGGAAGMGFVAPRSMSERSSTAAMYLSPNNNTTTNNNTGAFGNTTASRTSSSGGSTTASKYKFVTGSPSEWSDRELSILKDGLVRFAREPKIMRYIKIAATLPNRTIRDVALRCWWSTGKDRRKKPDGFSTGKKLRDMKPMQDQMVASAPMANFHMTPTNSLTPFSISMQSPNQQCQVPKEAAVVDSATQQLLEQNNQLLNQIAANIDTLKTEENAGLFLQTNNNIRTILTRMSETAGIMGHMPPLPTFVHEEKLDSLLQVDRLVQSYGAAHAAHMKQEP
- the LOC124674192 gene encoding uncharacterized protein LOC124674192 isoform X1, with the translated sequence MAADSSMGFHHQGITATAASVYSNHHHMLSFQSSSDAASMGGAAGMGFVAPRSMSERSSTAAMYLSPNNNTTTNNNTGAFGNTTASRTSSSGGSTTASKYKFVTGSPSEWSDRELSILKDGLVRFAREPKIMRYIKIAATLPNRTIRDVALRCWWSTGKDRRKKPDGFSTGKKLRDMKPMQDQMVASAPMANFHMTPTNSLTPFSISMQSPNQQCQVPKEAAAVVDSATQQLLEQNNQLLNQIAANIDTLKTEENAGLFLQTNNNIRTILTRMSETAGIMGHMPPLPTFVHEEKLDSLLQVDRLVQSYGAAHAAHMKQEP